DNA from Pseudophryne corroboree isolate aPseCor3 chromosome 7, aPseCor3.hap2, whole genome shotgun sequence:
AAGCTTTAAATGTATAAATTAAGTAACCAGTCGGAGTTAGTCTGCATTCTTACCCTGGATATGCTACGTGTTTTACGGGCTACTCAGTATGGGCTGgtctttatataaaaaaataatcaatTATTTATTCAACTTTAATTTACTCATTATTAAATACAATCAAGGAAAAAATTGACTATAACAAAAGCTTCAACTTAGGCTTTTATCCCTGATCAATgagaaataaaacaaacaaaacagaACACTGTCATTTTAAATAAATACTGTGACAATGTAAATACAATTTGGTCTAAATGTAACAAGTATTGTCTTCTTTCTACTTTCTTAAATGATCTTTTTCAATTTTCTTTCCACTGTTATGGGGATTTTTGCTTCGATGAATTGTGTTTGTAATCTCACATTTGAATGCTTGTTTTTTTAAGTTTGTTCaatgtatttattttacttttatttattgtTATGACTGTCAGTACAATCAGTCAATTAATCAATGCGTTATCTGGCTTCTACTGCATAAATTCTCTATTTACATTTCCTTGTACTGGTTTCTAGTCTACGATTTGCTACTTGAAGAAGTTTGTAGTTGCATTAGAAAACTCACATTTAGATCCTTGGTTTTTAATAGATTGTTACATGCTTCTGATTCACTTTTCTTTGTAGTTATAACTGTTATTATAAAAAAATCAATCAATCAACAATATATCAATGCTTTACCTGGCTACCACTATATAAATACTAGATCTCCATTTCTTAATACTGGCCTCGAGCCTGTGATTTGCTACTTATTATCTTATACTCTTTTCAATTAGGCTTTTACTTTTAGgctataaaggtgtgtacacatggtaagataaatatagtcaaaatcttaaggaatattagtgcacatctcaaggtgctaGGCGGCTTGCAAtaccgatttgatcccgatgcgcactcccatggggtcggtatAGCAAGGCTAGACAGAccttgcaggcaagtcaatcttgactatctagtgtactatctagtacaaagtatagtcaaaattgggacttagtcaaaatcgtacatagacaaaatcgaaagtacagatagtcaaaatctatactatctgggctctgggggagttcaagggaaatcgcatagtcaaaatcgggcatagcaaggatctcaccgtgtgtacacacctttagttccTAACTAATGAAAAAGCGTTCTATAGTTAGTctatgtatagtttattaaactgccattctgtctgccactgctgtgccactataTTTAATACTATACTGCAGATGTGCTATTTTTGTTCAAACTGCCACGTGTTTGTGAAGCCGTTCTGTTGTTTAGATTAGCCTGCCAGACTTCAGCAACATTTGGCGAATACGGGGaaagacaatattgtgagctgtgagctggTTGAAATGGACTGGAAATTATTGGAAATGAGTGCTATTGATGTTAATAATCACGTAAAAACAAAAACAGGTTCATACTTTATGAGATGATTTTAGCTGTCCTTATCAATTGCTAaataaatccaaaaccaaaaagcaAAATATttgagattggttttgccaaaaccaaaactaaacacAATGAAGATTTACTATAGAACCAATATCAAGACCAAAGCAGTGGGGGTTCAGACATATTTCTAATtgtaatgttgtttcttttcagaaTAACCTGAACATAGCATGGGGAACAAGACTTACATTAAAGAATTTATTTTGGTGCCATTTTCCACAAAATCTGGATATACATCATTAATAACCAGCTTATTTTTCTTCCTATATGTGTTTGGAGTGATCATAAATGTTATTATAATTGCAGTGATATCCACTTGTAATCAGTTACACACTCCTATGTATGcatttctctgtaacctggccttagtagatatctgtttTACAACCACGACTGTCCCTAAATTGCTGTACATAatactatctggagataatacagAGTCCTTCTTAAAATGCTTCACCCAGATGCACTTTTATGTTTTGGCTAGTAGTGCAGAAGATAttctaatattcattatggcatatgaccgatatgttgctatatgtgatcctttgCACTACCATTATATCCTAAACAGGAAACACTGTATCTTATTAGCATCTGCTACTTGGATATTAGGATTCTTAAACTCATTTCTGTTTACAATTCCAATCTCACACATGTCATTCTGTCAGTCTCGCACCATACACCAGTTTTTATGTGATCCTAAAGCTCTGATTAACATCTCCTGTGCTGGCAGTGAACAGTTTTATACTGTTCTCTATATGGAATTTTTGATATTAGGATTTTTTCCAGCCATGTTCTGTTTGACATCTTATATAAAAGTTATCAAGGTCATCTTACAGATAAAATCTAAGGAAGGAAGaaaaaaagccttctccacctgctcatcccacctcaccaCTGTCATTATTTACTATACCACAGGTTTGTCTGTGTTCATGatgccaccatcagaatactccaatgTCCTAGAACAGGTCTTTACAGCACTGTACGCAGTTGTTACACCCATGATTAATCCTCTCATCTACAGTTTACGGAATAAAGATGTGAAAAGTGCTCTGCTGAGACTACTGGGGATAAAATTAAGTGTTAAAAAAATATCAAACTAAAGTGTTTTTAAAGCTGAAGGAGCTAATTGCACTATATTTACATTAATGCACTATTATTACTTAAAGTTTGCAGAGCTATTGTTAATTCTTGATTATTAGTAAGTAATGTTTTAGATTAGACACATTAATACAAGAATCTTTTAATATTGGGATACATAAATACAGTTATTTAGCCTTTATAACATAcagtacttaattttttttttaatacaatttgTATTATTAATGATTGTCAAGTCAGTAAAAGTTTTGTTCCACATCTGTTTTGTATCACAAAGTAAGCAAGGTAACATGAACTTAGTTATAAAATTAAAAGAAATAACTACATATAAAATGAGAAAAAGTTGGTCATTGTATATATAATTTAGAGAGAGATTATCAGAATTTATTGAAAGACAATAGTGAATATTATGTAAACTGTAAAATGCTAGTCCAGAAATATATCCTGGGAGTAAAGGAGAAGTTCTCAGTGACCTTGTAGTAATCATGCAGAAGCACAATAAAAAACAGCAACTGTAGAACATATCACAAATAATGATGAAGTATACATGTTAGAATGCGGATGGGGGTGATGGGGTATGAGGATGGGGATGCAAGATGTCCATAGAGGATGTGCCTTGAGTAGAGTATTCCTAATACTTGAAGGAAGGTGAGTTAAAAAAGATATATAATTAGAAACGAGTAGTAAGGCTTATTGATGGATGTACCATACGGAAGAGAGTTATGGTTCCACATAGTGGGTCAAGAGAGCTGTCTCAACAGAAACCATTCAGTAGTTTCAACAATTTATCAATATGGTTTTGTGTGACCTCTTTTAGCTTGTCAATATAAGATTTCCATTTTTTGAAAAATGTTTCAACACCTGAGTTGATGTCAGGAATCATCGCCCTTCTGTCAAAATAACTGAGTTGTACATTTTTTAATTTGACTTCTTGTATAGAGGGTGCAGATTTAACCATCCTGTGCAATAGTATCGCCTTTTTCCTCAAGCTAAGTAAAATAGTGAGAACTAGGAGCAAAACAGTTTTTCTGGAGCCTAGATCCCGGTTCTTAAAATTTAAACAGAGACAAGCTAGAGGATCAGGGTATACACATAAACCAAATGTATAATTTATGAAATTAATAAACTTATTCCAAAACGTTTTTATCTTTCTACATTACCACATACAATGTATAAAATTGGCTTGTTGCACACCACATTTCAGACATGTACCAGTTTTGACAGGTACCATATGTCTACATTGATCTGGGGAGATGTAAGCCCTATGGATAGTGCAGACATGTGCCTCTTGTAAGTACAGTCAGCTGATTTAAGATATCATAAAGTCTTGTCATAATGTAATGTAAGTTTTGACAAGTTACCCAGTTCAGGGATATCAGTGCATTGGGTATGTTTGACTGGCGTCTGGGATCCCAGTAGTCAGCATACtattgccgggatcctggccgccaagaTGCCGGCAggagggcgagcgcaatgaagccccttgcaggctcgctgcacttgccacgttgtgggctcagtggctcgctgtgctcaccactggttctattcccactctatgggtgtcgtggacacccacgagtgggaatagccctcagcCTCCTggcggcattctggcggctgggatcccagcgtcggaatgctgaccgccaggatcccgaccactgggGTGATAAATACATTCCATCTAGTTTTATATTTTTAAGGATG
Protein-coding regions in this window:
- the LOC134944309 gene encoding olfactory receptor 1G1-like — its product is MGNKTYIKEFILVPFSTKSGYTSLITSLFFFLYVFGVIINVIIIAVISTCNQLHTPMYAFLCNLALVDICFTTTTVPKLLYIILSGDNTESFLKCFTQMHFYVLASSAEDILIFIMAYDRYVAICDPLHYHYILNRKHCILLASATWILGFLNSFLFTIPISHMSFCQSRTIHQFLCDPKALINISCAGSEQFYTVLYMEFLILGFFPAMFCLTSYIKVIKVILQIKSKEGRKKAFSTCSSHLTTVIIYYTTGLSVFMMPPSEYSNVLEQVFTALYAVVTPMINPLIYSLRNKDVKSALLRLLGIKLSVKKISN